One genomic segment of bacterium includes these proteins:
- a CDS encoding ABC transporter permease: MAIRLFVALWENVASAFSAMWGQKLRSMLTLIGIVAGVATVILMVSFVAGFNNSVTEAFTEFGAQLVQFQKYEPRFGGGGEIPEDQKNRRDLTLEDAAALKRLATAAAAVSPERYIFGSSSVKNGNREANGPLLVGVSPDYSLANNHFVVDGRFVGEADVLHASKVCVIGLDVAEALFPFRDPVGSALTIDGVAHQVVGVFEKKGSAFGGSNDNFVAVPISDFDELYPQVKNSHGDNLHIATVPKTPQDYDRLIEQGTAILRARRQLRPNQPNDFAIFTSQGALENFRQITGGVAAAMIVIAAIALLVGGVGVMNIMLVNVTERTREIGVRKALGATERDVAVQFLAEAITLTGIGGAIGIGLGFGVALAVKAGLNFPVATPIWAVVLGFGVSTAVGIIFGIWPALKAARLDPIVALRYE, encoded by the coding sequence ATGGCGATCCGCCTGTTCGTGGCCCTGTGGGAGAACGTCGCCTCCGCCTTCTCGGCGATGTGGGGCCAGAAGCTGCGCAGCATGCTGACGCTGATCGGCATCGTCGCCGGCGTGGCGACGGTGATCCTGATGGTCAGCTTCGTCGCCGGCTTCAACAACTCCGTCACCGAGGCGTTCACCGAGTTCGGCGCGCAGCTGGTGCAGTTCCAGAAGTACGAGCCGCGCTTCGGCGGCGGCGGCGAGATCCCCGAGGACCAGAAGAACCGGCGCGACCTGACGCTCGAGGACGCGGCCGCGCTCAAGCGGCTGGCGACCGCGGCGGCGGCGGTGTCGCCGGAGCGGTACATCTTCGGCTCCTCCAGCGTCAAGAACGGGAACCGCGAGGCGAACGGGCCGCTGCTCGTCGGCGTCTCGCCCGACTACTCGCTGGCCAACAACCACTTCGTCGTGGACGGCCGGTTCGTCGGCGAGGCGGACGTGCTGCACGCGTCGAAGGTCTGCGTGATCGGACTCGACGTGGCGGAGGCGCTCTTCCCGTTCCGCGATCCGGTCGGCTCCGCGCTGACGATCGACGGCGTGGCCCATCAGGTCGTCGGGGTCTTCGAGAAGAAGGGCTCGGCGTTCGGCGGCAGCAACGACAACTTCGTCGCCGTGCCGATCAGCGACTTCGACGAGCTCTACCCGCAGGTCAAGAACTCGCACGGCGACAACCTGCACATCGCCACCGTGCCCAAGACGCCGCAGGACTACGACCGGCTGATCGAGCAGGGGACGGCGATCCTCCGCGCGCGCCGGCAGCTGCGGCCGAACCAGCCGAACGACTTCGCGATCTTCACCAGCCAGGGGGCGCTGGAGAACTTCCGCCAGATCACCGGCGGCGTGGCGGCGGCGATGATCGTCATCGCCGCGATCGCGCTGCTCGTCGGCGGCGTCGGCGTGATGAACATCATGCTGGTCAACGTCACCGAGCGGACGCGGGAGATCGGCGTGCGCAAGGCGCTCGGCGCGACCGAGCGGGACGTCGCGGTCCAGTTCCTCGCCGAGGCGATCACCCTCACCGGGATCGGCGGCGCGATCGGCATCGGTCTGGGGTTCGGCGTCGCGCTCGCCGTCAAGGCGGGGCTGAACTTCCCCGTCGCCACGCCGATCTGGGCCGTCGTGCTCGGCTTCGGCGTCTCGACGGCGGTCGGGATCATCTTCGGCATCTGGCCGGCGCTGAAGGCGGCCCGCCTCGATCCGATCGTCGCCCTGCGCTACGAGTAG